TGCGATGCGTTTGTCCGCAGGGGGCATCCTAACCAAACCCATCAATCGTGCCCCTGCTGCTTTACGAGTTTGTTGTAAATCCCGAAAAGCAGGAACGGCGCCGCCCATTGCCCTACGAACAGTCCGGCATGCTTCTTACCCATCAGTTGTAAAGCCAGCGAAATGCTCATGGCTCCGACTGAAGCCCATAAAAAGGTGTCGGAAGGCAGTTTCGCCGTCTGTTCTTCAATCATTTCCGCCACTTTTCCTTCTTCATGACTGTTTGTTAGCTTTCCCATATGAATATGTTTTAGTCGCTGTTTTTGTCTATGCTGAATTCATTGTTTTCCTCGTCCTCGGCGCCCATTTCCTGTTCTTCGTCATCATCCTCCGCGCCGGGCACGTCGAGCTCGTCTTCGTTGAGCGGGTCGCCATCGTCGTCTGTATCGTCGGGCAGGGCGTTGCGGAGGTTTTGTTCTTCTTCGTCGAGCGGGTCGATGGTGGCCGCGTCGTCGAGGAGTTGGCGTTCGGTGTCGCTGACGTTATCCTCGCCTTCGAGGTCGAGTTCATCATCTTCTTCGTTCACGTCGTCCAGCAGGCCTTCTCCTTCCTCATCCGCGGAGGATGCGGTGGTGTCGGCCAGTTCTCCGGCCGGGGGAACGTGGATATGTTCCTGTCCCGGGATGTCTTTTACTTCGGGAAGGTCCATGATGATGTCTTCGGAAGGCGGGAGCGGTTCCTCTTTCCGGTTATCGGGAATGGTTTGATCTTTTTTCATGGTGCATGTTTCCAATACCGGTGAAAGAACCATGCCACGGTGAACAACGGGAAGCCGCAGGCCTTTGCTGTAGCGCAATTGCCACAGATTCCACCCCAACATACACGATTGGAGGCATAGCGGCACGAACAGCCGGGGAGGCCGCCACGAGAGGTCGTTGCCGTAAACGTATTACATTTTCTTTTCCTGCAATTTATCGTGGTAAGGCAGGTACAAGGGCAGGGCGGCGGAGCCGTACCAGCGGAAGCAATCGGCTTCCAGGAGGCCGCCGGAAATGGAGGGGTCGGTTTGCAGCAAAGCCCGGACTTCCTCTACAGTGGGCACGTTGAGGATGAAAATCCCACGCCAGTTACGGTCGTTTTGGGCCATGGGGCCGGCCACGGCCAGCTTGCCGTCTTTCACCAGGCGCCCGATGTTCTCCATATGCCCCTTAAACAGGGCGGCCACCGTATCTTTGTTATCCGCAGGGTGCGGGCCGGTTTTGAGTATCACGAGCACGTAGTACTTCATCCCGTAGGGATCGGCGCCGAGGGAGTCAGCCAGTTTCAGTATTTCCGCGCCGGCCAATGCCGTGCTTATTTTTTCCAATGTGGGATATGAAAAGCAGGAAATCGCGCTGGAATGAGAAACCACGGTGAATATTCTCATGAAGAACAGCGCGGGCGGACTGGAAGAAGTAGTGGTTGTGGGTTATACAAAGCAAAAGAAGATCTCCATCGTGGGATCGCTGGTAACAGTAAAAACACTGTATTATTCTTCCCGCTTTCCAGCTTTTTCTCCAACGCAGCTATTTTAGCAGATTGTTGTATTAGTTGTTGCTGCTGTTGCAGCATGTAAAGCGTCAATTCTTCTACTTTCTTCATCAGAATTTTATTCATTTCCCCTACATCCTGTCCGGTACGGTGAATGGAATCGGCGGAGGGCACATCCGGGAGGTGTTTATTTTGACGAATATAATCAGCGAGATCCTCTGGCCGCATGAGCGAATAATCTTGTTCAAACACATAGTCCGGCCAGCCGGTTGCGGTAACTTTCACTTTTTTCGCGGAAATGGTACCGTTGACGGCGAGGCGGTTGTCGCCAGTGTTAGATGTTCCAATTCCTATATTGCCATTTACGAAGTGCGTTCCAGGACTGGTTAAATACAAGGGCATAGACATATTATACCCATATTGATTTACTCCCTGGTGGATCGTGTCAAGCGCATTATGAGTTAACGATCCTGAACCAACAGGCTCAACAAAAGGAGCAGCATCATATACGGTCACAGTAGTAGCATAGTTGGAATTCTATGAGTACGAAGTAGATCCTCGCATCCAAACCAGAAATTGCCGTGTACTGTTACTTGCTGACGCATCTCTCCAATTCGAAAAAAATTCACTTGTTTTGGGTTGGTTTGCCGTATCGTTGCATCAATGTAATTTGCACCATGCCCCCAATTCGTTAGGTGAAAAGTGAATGTGGCCATTAAGGCGCCGCGATGATTGGGCGCTACAGAATCACGATGCGTGTCTGATCTGCCGATATTAAGAATGGTTGGAGAATGATTCAACCACCCGCCATCGATAAATACCACAGGGTAAAACTTATTAATTTGGCCTCCAACGGTAAAAGTTCCAGATGTTGCTTGTGAAAAGGCGGGAACGCAGGCCAAGCATAACAGGCTAACAAGTACGGTAAGGGATTTTATAAATGAGATTTTGTTTAAATATAGACTTGAATATTACATATACTTTATGAAATAAAAAAGCGGAACACCATTGTGTTCCGCATCTCCTTTTTGTCTGTATCTGAATCTGAATCGTCCGAAAGGATGGAATTTTGAGCCGGGAGAAGGCTATTGCCGGGCATTCGCCGCGCCTGCTCCTCGCTAATTCAACGATTTACTATTTCAACAAAGTGAACTCCGGCAGTTTGATTACGGCGCCGCCTTGTTTGGCGGATTCGTGCGCCAGGATGCCCACGCAGGTAATATTGGCCGACTGAACGGCGTTGGGATAAGGTTGTGTATTGTTTTTCAGCGCATCCAGGAATGCGTGCACCAGGTGCGGATGCGAACCGCCGTGGCCACCGCCCTGGGTGAAGGAAAGATGCTGGTGCTCGTCTGCATCGTACACCCCTTGCTTCGTGAAAGCGCGGATGGGCTCGGGCAACAGATGCGCATAATCGGGGCTTTCTGTTTCCGAAGGGATCTCGGGCTCGGGGCGCTTGGCGGTATGGACCACCAGCGGGCGCCCTTCGATCAGGGGCCATTCCACCGACTGTTTCGAGCCGTACACTTCGAAGCTTTCCCGATACTGGCGCGCCACATCGAACAAAGAACGGTAGATATGCGCGCTGAGGTCGCTGTCGCGGAATTTGATGTGCGTGGTTTCCACAGCGTAGGGCGAATTGTAAAATCCGTGCATTTCCTCGCGGATAGTACCCGAGCCGAAGCAGGACACATACTCCGCTTCGCTGCGCATCAAACCCAAAACCGGCCCCACGCAATGGGTGGCGTAGTACATGGGCGGGAGGCCCGGCCAATATCCCGGCCAGCCGTCCATATCCTGCTGGTGGCTGGCTTTGAGGAACTGCACCTTGCCCAGTTCGCCTTTATCATATAATTCTTTCATGAACAGGAACTCGCGTGCGTATACAACGGTTTCCATCATCATGTATGTAAGTTTTTTTCCTTGCTGATGGCTACGATCTCCTCGCATTCCTCCACCGTTGTGGCCATGGGTACGGTACAGGCTACGTGCTTGCCGGCGCGGAGGGCTTTGATGGTCTGCTGCCCGTGATCGGGAATCGGCGTGTTGATATGCACGGCATCGATGTCGGGGTTGAGGAGCATTTCGTCAAAATCCGTATACCGGCCTGCGATGTTGAAGGCATCCCCAATTTCGTCGAGCCGCGAGCGGGTACGCTGGCAAATGGCGACGAGCTTTGCGTCGGGGTGTTTCAGATAGATGGGGATGAATTCCGCACCGAACCCCAGTCCGGCGATGGCTACATTGATCGTTCGTTTATCCATGACTCATGATTTGAAAAGTTGTTGTAAAAAACGGATGCCTTCGCGGCCGAAAGTATCCTGGTCCGGCGCCAGCTGCTTCCAGATACACACGGCACCGGCCAGTTCCACTACTTCAGGCGTAAAGCTCTCGATCGACACCACGCCGCTGTACCCTACTTCGCGGATCGCATCCCGCAGCGACGCCCAGGGCGTTTGCCCCGTTCCCGGAATACCCCGGTGGTTTTCCGATACCTGGACGTGCACCAGCCATTTTCCCGCCGTCCGGATCGCTTCGCCCGGGTCTTTCTCTTCTATCGACATATGAAAACTATCGAGCCCTACACCTGCCGACGGGTGATCCAGCTCTTCGGCCATCCTGCGCGCGTCTGCCGCGGTATTAACCAGGTCAGATTCAAATCGGTTCAGCGGCTCTATGGCCAGGCGAACACCATGTTGCTCCGCGATCGCGCACACTTCCCGAAGGCCCTTCACCGCCAGTTTCCATTCTGCCTTCCTTTCCGCTTCCGGCAATTGCCGGGCCTTACCCACCGCCGAATACATGGGTCCCGCAAACACGGGCGCATTCCATTCCGCGCAAAGCTCCAGGCACTGCCGCATGTAGGCGGTGCTGCCGGCGCGGATGGCGGCGTCGGGGTGCGTCAGGTCTCTCGAAGGGCCGAAAGCACCGCAAACAATGGCTTTCAGGCCGGTTTCCTCCAGTGCCCGGCGTACCGCTTCCCCATCAATCAACTCCGGGTACTCTACCGGTATTTCCACCGCCCCGAATCCCATGTCGCGGATTTTGTACAAAAGCGGGATGGATGCGGTGTTGAAGGGGAAGTCCAGAGCCAGGTGCTCGCGCCCAACGTAATGTCATTCATGTTCATCTTTTTTCGCCATAACCCGGCGGAACCGGGAGCGTTCTTCGGCACGCTCCCGCTCTTCCGGGCAACCTTTAACGTGGAATATCAAAATGTGCGTCAACGGATCACTTTCATTACCCCGTTCATAATCGACCAATGACCGGGGAAGGTGCAAACAAAGGGATAATCTCCCGCTTCGTCGGGCACCTTGAAGCGCAGTACCACCGTTTCCTGCGGGTTCACGAGGCGGGTGGCAAACAGCACTTCGGGCATGTCGGGTACATAATTCATTTCTGCGCCATGCGGGTCCGCGGCCAGTTTATTGGCGGCCTGCCCCACGGATTGCAATGAACCCGGCTTCACGATCACGAGATTGTGCTGCATGAAATCGGGATTCTCCAGCACCACGTCCACCACTGTTCCGGCTTTCACTGTAAAAGTGGCCTGATCGTATTTCATTTCGTTCTGGATCACCTTGAGCGTTACCGTTTGGTCGGATTTGCCGGTGGGTGCTTCGGGAGCGGCGTCCTGTTTATTCAGGTAAGTGAACACGAAAGTTTCGGCCAGGCTGCGGTCGCTGAACAGTTTCGTGCCGTCGCCGTTGAAAACTTTTTCTACTTCATATTTCCATTCGCCCGCCAGCGGGATTTTCCTGCCGCCGGCTTCGAGGTACATATTTTCCGGTTTGCCGATTATACCGCCACCGCCGCCGGTGTCCGTCACTTTGATGGAGATAACGTTGCGTCCGGGCTTCAGCAAGCCCGCGCGGATGGCGTATTTCCGCGGATCGGCCCATTTTCTTTCCATCCCGCCCACGAACTTTCCGTTTACGTAAGTGTCGTCGGAATCATCGATCGGCCCCAGCGACAACATGCCTGCCTTGCCTGCTGCATCCGCGGGAACGTCGACTACCATCCGGAACCAGACGATCCCGTCGATGTTCAGGCCGGCGTTTTCGATGTATTGCGGCAGGCGCATGGTTTTCCAATTCGTGTCGTCAACGTTTTCCCCGGAACGGTCAGCCGGTTTGGCTGCATCTTTCCCGAATCCCGGGTTTTCGGACAGGAATGCCGCGATGAACCCTTTGCGATGGTGCGCCGCCGCCGCATATACGCCTTTCTGCAACCACGCATCCTCTTTCACGGAAGGTTCTTTGCTGATAGCATACAAAACGCGCCCCAGCGTGTCGGACGCCGGCACATTGGCCAGCGCCACAAGGGCGGCCAGGCGCGTGTTGGGGTCTTTGTCGCGGAGGGCGCCGGAGGCGAGTACCTGCTTGTCCGTCCACCGATGGCGCGCCAGTACCTGGATTGCCGCTTTGCGTACGGCAGCGTCTTCGTGCTGCAGCGCCTTTTCAATTTGGGTGCGGTAACGGCCCGAAGCGCCCAGCCCTTCGATGGCCCAGAGGGCATGCAGTGCAGCGGGGGCTTTACCTGCCGTCAGGTCCGCCAGTTGCGGGAGTGCTGCCGAATCTTTCTTTTCTACCAGCAGCCGCTGGGCGGTCATCCGCCAGAAAAGGTTATCGTGGCTGAGTGCCGAAATATATGCATTCGTGTTATCGAGTGTAACAGCGGGCGAAGTTTTCGCACCGCGGTGTACGACGCGCCAGATGCGGCCGTGGCTTTTATCGCGCAGGGGGTTCTCATAAGCGTTCCCCTTGCCGTTCACCGCCGCGTAACCGCCGCGTTCTTCAGTAGGCGTAGGGTTGTGCTGCACGATGAAGTTATACCAATCCAGCACCCAAACGGCGCCGTCCGGCCCGGTTCTCGCATCTACAGGGCTCACCCATTCGTCTGCCGAGGCAAACAAGTTCCAGCCGTCTTTTTCCTTGAAACCGGCGCCGTCTT
Above is a genomic segment from Chitinophaga pollutisoli containing:
- a CDS encoding YciI family protein, with protein sequence MEKISTALAGAEILKLADSLGADPYGMKYYVLVILKTGPHPADNKDTVAALFKGHMENIGRLVKDGKLAVAGPMAQNDRNWRGIFILNVPTVEEVRALLQTDPSISGGLLEADCFRWYGSAALPLYLPYHDKLQEKKM
- a CDS encoding Gfo/Idh/MocA family oxidoreductase, producing MDKRTINVAIAGLGFGAEFIPIYLKHPDAKLVAICQRTRSRLDEIGDAFNIAGRYTDFDEMLLNPDIDAVHINTPIPDHGQQTIKALRAGKHVACTVPMATTVEECEEIVAISKEKNLHT
- a CDS encoding sugar phosphate isomerase/epimerase family protein — its product is MYKIRDMGFGAVEIPVEYPELIDGEAVRRALEETGLKAIVCGAFGPSRDLTHPDAAIRAGSTAYMRQCLELCAEWNAPVFAGPMYSAVGKARQLPEAERKAEWKLAVKGLREVCAIAEQHGVRLAIEPLNRFESDLVNTAADARRMAEELDHPSAGVGLDSFHMSIEEKDPGEAIRTAGKWLVHVQVSENHRGIPGTGQTPWASLRDAIREVGYSGVVSIESFTPEVVELAGAVCIWKQLAPDQDTFGREGIRFLQQLFKS
- a CDS encoding PVC-type heme-binding CxxCH protein; the encoded protein is MKIRFHVLVLVLTTMLFAACGKEQEGPMQVLFLGHASTHHHSAQYMPLLASALATEGIQFTYADDPAVLTDENLQQYDVLMLYANHDSITPSQEAALLGFVRGGKGFVPVHCASYCFRNSDEFVKMVGGQFKSHDTATFHVTTLDTTHPVTQGLTPFITWDETYVHDHLSDDRTVLQERPENGRNEPWTWVKQYGAGRVFYTAYGHDERTWGHPGFHQLMKNGILWAAGDKARRKWEAFRKTMPTLQYRDEANIPNYEKRDPAPRFQLPLSPDSSAKLIQVPPGFELQLFASEPDIINPIAMAWDEKGRLWVIETVDYPNTVRGTEGQGDDRIKICEDTDGDGKADKFTIFADKLNIPTSLVFANGGVIVSQAPHFLFLQDTNGDDKADVRKTLITGWGTFDTHAGPSNLQYGMDNMIWGTVGYSGFKGNAGGQYQEFSQGVYRFEPDASKFEFMTPTSNNTWGFGFNAANDIFASTANNTHSVYMGIPNAALKGVEGAAIAGSVKIDGHYAMHPVTAHVRQVDVFGGFTAASGHAFYTAAQYPEAYQSTAFVCEPTGHLVHVARIVKDGAGFKEKDGWNLFASADEWVSPVDARTGPDGAVWVLDWYNFIVQHNPTPTEERGGYAAVNGKGNAYENPLRDKSHGRIWRVVHRGAKTSPAVTLDNTNAYISALSHDNLFWRMTAQRLLVEKKDSAALPQLADLTAGKAPAALHALWAIEGLGASGRYRTQIEKALQHEDAAVRKAAIQVLARHRWTDKQVLASGALRDKDPNTRLAALVALANVPASDTLGRVLYAISKEPSVKEDAWLQKGVYAAAAHHRKGFIAAFLSENPGFGKDAAKPADRSGENVDDTNWKTMRLPQYIENAGLNIDGIVWFRMVVDVPADAAGKAGMLSLGPIDDSDDTYVNGKFVGGMERKWADPRKYAIRAGLLKPGRNVISIKVTDTGGGGGIIGKPENMYLEAGGRKIPLAGEWKYEVEKVFNGDGTKLFSDRSLAETFVFTYLNKQDAAPEAPTGKSDQTVTLKVIQNEMKYDQATFTVKAGTVVDVVLENPDFMQHNLVIVKPGSLQSVGQAANKLAADPHGAEMNYVPDMPEVLFATRLVNPQETVVLRFKVPDEAGDYPFVCTFPGHWSIMNGVMKVIR